In bacterium, a single window of DNA contains:
- the carB gene encoding carbamoyl-phosphate synthase large subunit, whose protein sequence is MPRRDDIRKILIIGSGPIIIGQACEFDYSGTQACKALKKLGYEIVLVNSNPATIMTDPAMADVTYIEPLNVASLTEIIAKERPDALLPNLGGQTGLNLSSALAREGVLEKYGVQVIGVNIDAIRRGEDRQEFKDTMTRLGIGMPRSEIATSSEEAVQVVKRIGLPVVVRPAYTMGGTGGGFAYNMEEFRTIANRGLSMSPVSQILVEESVLGWEELELEVVRDAKGQKITVCFIENVDAMGVHTGDSFCTAPMLTIAPGLQERLQKYSYDIVDAIEVIGGTNVQFAHDPKTGRVVVIEINPRTSRSSALASKATGFPIAFVSSLLACGLTLDEIPYWRDGSLEKYTPSGDYVVVKFARWAFEKFKGVQDRLGTQMRAVGEVMSIGKTYKEALQKSIRSLEIGRYGLGFARDFHGKSLPQLMGMLSEPTSERQFLMYEALRKGAETDALHERTHIKHWFIDQMRELVQLEEKLLAHKGHLPPDDLLAQAKKDGFADKYLSRILGIPETTIRRKRITLGIVEAWDAVPVSGVEKASYYYSTYNGPDRVETSDRRKILVLGGGPNRIGQGIEFDYCCVHAAFALRDAGYESIMINCNPETVSTDYDTSDKLYFEPLTVEDVLSIYEKEKPEGVIVQFGGQTPLNLAGELEAAGVRILGTPPATIDLAEDRDRFRKIITRLGIPQPESGMASTLEEALSIAARIGYPLMVRPSYVLGGRAMEKVHDEEMLREYLAKAVEVSPERPILIDRFLEDAIEAEADAIADGTDAFVPSVMEHIELAGVHSGDSACVIPPVSIPRKHIDTIEEYTRKIAVEFGVVGLMNIQYAIEKDTVYILEANPRASRTVPLVSKVCNIPMARLATQVMLGKKLRDLKLVRRPIPHFGVKEAVFPFNMFPEVDPLLGPEMRSTGEVLGMAENYGEAFFKAQVAAGQLLPMQGTVLITVSERDRAGALESARRFAELGFSIVATEGTRKFLESNGVAASPILKVHEGRPNITDAIKNGEIHLVVNTPAGKTSMHDDSYIRKTAIKHKVPYITTTAAAIATAKGISAHRQGHAGVRSLQQYHAGIAG, encoded by the coding sequence ATGCCGCGACGCGACGATATCCGAAAGATCCTCATCATCGGGTCCGGCCCGATCATCATCGGCCAGGCGTGCGAGTTCGACTACTCGGGGACGCAGGCGTGCAAGGCCCTGAAGAAGCTCGGCTACGAAATCGTCCTGGTCAACTCGAACCCGGCAACGATCATGACCGATCCCGCCATGGCGGACGTCACCTACATCGAACCGCTGAACGTCGCGTCCCTCACCGAGATCATCGCCAAGGAGCGACCGGACGCGCTGCTGCCGAACCTGGGCGGCCAGACCGGCCTCAACCTCTCCTCGGCCCTGGCCCGCGAGGGGGTCCTCGAGAAATACGGGGTACAGGTGATCGGGGTCAACATCGACGCGATCCGTCGCGGCGAGGACCGCCAGGAATTCAAGGACACCATGACCCGGCTCGGGATCGGGATGCCCCGAAGCGAAATCGCCACCAGCTCCGAGGAAGCCGTCCAGGTCGTGAAACGGATCGGCCTTCCGGTGGTGGTCCGGCCCGCCTACACCATGGGGGGAACGGGCGGCGGCTTCGCCTACAACATGGAGGAATTCCGGACGATCGCGAACCGGGGGCTCTCGATGAGCCCCGTGAGCCAGATCCTCGTCGAGGAGTCGGTCCTCGGCTGGGAGGAACTCGAGCTGGAAGTCGTCCGGGACGCCAAGGGGCAGAAGATCACCGTCTGTTTCATCGAGAACGTCGACGCCATGGGGGTCCACACCGGGGATTCCTTCTGCACGGCTCCCATGCTGACCATCGCCCCGGGACTCCAGGAACGGCTCCAGAAATACTCGTACGATATCGTGGACGCCATCGAGGTGATCGGGGGGACGAACGTCCAGTTCGCCCATGACCCGAAGACGGGGCGGGTGGTGGTGATCGAGATCAACCCGCGCACCTCCCGCTCCTCGGCCCTCGCGTCCAAGGCGACCGGTTTCCCCATCGCCTTCGTCTCCTCCCTCCTCGCCTGCGGGCTGACCCTCGACGAGATCCCCTACTGGCGCGACGGAAGCCTCGAGAAGTACACCCCGTCCGGGGACTACGTCGTGGTCAAGTTCGCCCGGTGGGCCTTCGAGAAGTTCAAGGGAGTCCAGGATCGGCTAGGGACTCAGATGCGCGCGGTCGGGGAAGTGATGAGCATCGGGAAGACGTACAAGGAGGCGCTGCAGAAATCGATCCGTTCCCTGGAGATCGGTCGTTACGGGCTGGGCTTCGCCAGGGACTTCCACGGAAAGTCCCTGCCGCAGCTCATGGGGATGCTTTCCGAGCCGACGAGCGAACGCCAGTTCCTGATGTACGAAGCGCTGCGCAAGGGGGCCGAAACCGATGCCCTCCACGAACGCACCCACATCAAGCACTGGTTCATCGACCAGATGAGGGAACTCGTGCAACTCGAGGAGAAGCTGCTGGCGCACAAGGGGCATCTTCCCCCGGACGACCTCCTCGCCCAGGCGAAAAAGGACGGGTTCGCCGACAAATACCTCTCCCGCATCCTGGGCATCCCGGAAACGACGATCCGGCGGAAACGGATCACGCTGGGGATCGTGGAGGCGTGGGATGCGGTCCCGGTAAGCGGGGTGGAGAAGGCCTCCTACTACTACTCCACCTACAACGGACCGGACCGGGTCGAGACAAGCGACCGGCGCAAGATCCTGGTCCTCGGCGGCGGACCGAACCGGATCGGGCAGGGGATCGAATTCGACTACTGCTGCGTCCACGCCGCCTTCGCCCTCCGCGATGCGGGGTACGAATCGATCATGATCAACTGCAACCCGGAGACCGTCTCAACGGACTACGACACCTCCGACAAGCTTTACTTCGAGCCCCTGACCGTCGAGGACGTGCTTTCGATCTACGAGAAGGAGAAGCCCGAGGGGGTGATCGTGCAGTTCGGCGGCCAGACGCCGCTCAACCTCGCGGGGGAACTCGAAGCGGCGGGGGTCCGGATCCTCGGCACCCCGCCCGCGACGATCGACCTCGCCGAGGACCGGGACCGGTTCCGCAAGATCATCACCCGGCTTGGGATTCCCCAGCCGGAGTCGGGGATGGCGAGCACCCTCGAGGAAGCGCTCTCCATCGCCGCGAGGATCGGATACCCGCTGATGGTCCGCCCATCCTATGTGCTGGGGGGGCGCGCGATGGAAAAAGTGCATGACGAGGAGATGCTTCGGGAGTACCTGGCCAAGGCGGTGGAGGTCTCCCCCGAACGGCCGATCCTGATCGACCGGTTCCTCGAGGACGCCATCGAGGCGGAGGCGGACGCCATTGCGGACGGGACCGACGCCTTCGTCCCGTCCGTGATGGAGCACATCGAACTCGCCGGTGTCCACTCCGGCGACTCGGCGTGCGTCATCCCGCCGGTGAGCATTCCCCGGAAGCACATCGATACGATCGAGGAGTACACGCGGAAGATCGCGGTGGAATTCGGGGTGGTGGGATTGATGAACATCCAGTACGCGATCGAGAAGGACACGGTCTACATCCTGGAGGCCAACCCGCGCGCGAGCAGGACGGTGCCGCTCGTAAGCAAGGTATGCAACATCCCGATGGCGCGCCTCGCCACGCAGGTCATGCTGGGGAAGAAGCTGCGCGACCTGAAGCTCGTCCGGCGCCCGATCCCCCACTTCGGGGTCAAGGAGGCGGTCTTTCCGTTCAACATGTTCCCGGAAGTCGACCCGCTTCTCGGCCCGGAGATGCGTTCCACCGGGGAGGTCCTCGGGATGGCGGAGAATTACGGAGAGGCTTTTTTCAAGGCGCAGGTCGCCGCCGGGCAACTCCTTCCGATGCAGGGGACGGTCCTCATCACCGTCTCCGAACGGGACCGGGCGGGGGCGCTGGAGTCGGCCAGGCGTTTCGCGGAACTGGGATTCTCCATCGTGGCCACGGAAGGGACGAGGAAGTTCCTGGAGTCGAACGGCGTGGCGGCATCCCCGATCCTGAAGGTCCACGAGGGGCGTCCCAACATCACGGACGCCATCAAGAACGGGGAGATCCACCTGGTCGTCAACACGCCGGCCGGGAAGACCAGCATGCACGACGACTCCTATATCCGGAAGACGGCCATCAAGCACAAGGTCCCGTACATCACGACCACGGCGGCCGCGATCGCCACCGCCAAGGGAATCTCCGCGCACCGGCAGGGTCATGCCGGCGTCCGAAGCCTGCAGCAGTACCATGCGGGGATCGCCGGCTGA